One genomic window of Quercus robur chromosome 6, dhQueRobu3.1, whole genome shotgun sequence includes the following:
- the LOC126689890 gene encoding uncharacterized protein LOC126689890, giving the protein MAMRWFDTLGARSIDSFTELTQAFGSRFITCSRVPWPLNSLLSISMREGETLKTYLNKFWEMFNEIDGDFDDVSIRTFKVGLPTEHDLRKSLTKKLVRSVLRLMDRIDEYKRVEEDQQQGKEKGKVIPQERRDSKSDRYNNSRPRKDFAGQSGPTTPQVVNTVFREPVHQVLEKIKNDPYFKWTNKMGGDPIRRNQSLHC; this is encoded by the coding sequence atggcaatgaggtggtttgatACATTGGGAGCGAGATCCATTGATTCCTTTACGGAACTCACTCAAGCCTTTGGATCTCGCTTTATTACATGCAGTAGGGTTCCTTGGCCCTTAAATTCTCTATTGTCCATTTCCATGCGAGAAGGTGAGACCCTGAAAACGTACTTGAACAAATTCTGGGAGATGTTTAATGAGATTGATGGGGATTTTGATGACGTTTCTATAAGAACCTTCAAGGTCGGCCTGCCCACAGAGCATGatttgagaaaatccttgaccAAGAAGTTGGTAAGGAGTGTTCTTCGGCTTATGGATCGCATTGATGAGTACAAACGGGTCGAAGAAGACCAACAGCAAGGCAAAGAAAAGGgtaaggttatccctcaagagaggagggattCCAAGTCGGATAGATACAACAATAGCAGGCCCCGAAAGGATTTTGCTGGGCAATCTGGGCCTACAACTCCTCAAGTGGTAAACACAGTGTTCCGAGAGCCAGTACATCAAGTcctggagaagatcaagaatgatCCATATTTCAAATGGACAAACAAAATGGGAGGAGATCCCATAAGGCGCAACCAAAGTCTTCATTGTTAA